One stretch of Pomacea canaliculata isolate SZHN2017 linkage group LG1, ASM307304v1, whole genome shotgun sequence DNA includes these proteins:
- the LOC112560990 gene encoding rho guanine nucleotide exchange factor 25-like: MDLFVIQELYDTEKVYVDDLGSIVEGYMGYMKENPLPGDLEGKDKIVFGNIHQIYDWHKETMVMELEKCLTETEKVGSIFIRYERRLYMYVKYCENKPKSEYIVSEYLDTYFEEIRQKLGHRLTLPDLLIKPVQRIMRYQLLIRDILKYTEKAGLDTTDLKKALRVMCIVPKAANDMMQVGRLQGFDGKITAQGKLLLQDTLLVSEVVAGMAQKARERRVFLFEQIIIFSEMLERKKGDFSNASYIYKNSLKVNKMSMANQEEGEPLKFVLIDRTPGSDMKYIIQAPSEEVKDTWIREIRSILDMQGDFLRALQSPIAYQREISKEL; encoded by the exons ATGGACTT GTTTGTGATTCAGGAGTTGTATGATACAGAGAAGGTTTATGTTGACGATCTGGGCAGCATAGTGGAG GGCTACATGGGGTACATGAAAGAAAACCCTCTGCCAGGTGACTtggaaggaaaagataaaattgtttttggaAACATTCATCAGATTTATGACTGGCACAAAGA AACAATGGTAATGGAGCTAGAGAAATGTCTGACTGAGACAGAAAAAGTGGGCTCCATTTTTATCCGATAT GAACGACGACTTTACATGTATGTCAAGTACTGTGAAAACAAGCCAAAATCAGAGTACATTGTGTCTGAATACTTGGATACCTATTTTGAAGAAATCCGTCAGAAACTTGGTCACCGGCTAACTTTGCCAGATCTTTTGATAAAGCCAGTGCAGCGTATAATGCGTTACCAGCTTTTGATCAGG GATATCCTGAAATACACTGAAAAGGCAGGGTTGGATACCACAGATTTGAAAAAGGCACTACGGGTCATGTGCATTGTGCCAAAGGCAGCCAATGATATGATGCAAGTAGGTCGCTTGCAAGGATTTGAT GGCAAGATCACTGCTCAAGGAAAGCTGCTGTTACAG GACACATTGTTAGTGTCGGAGGTTGTAGCAGGTATGGCACAAAAAGCTCGGGAGCGAAGAGTTTTCCTCTTTGAACAGATTATCATCTTTAGTGAGATGCTGGAGAGGAAGAAGGGAGATTTTTCCAATGCCAgctatatatacaaaaatagtCTCAAG GTGAATAAGATGTCAATGGCAAATCAAGAGGAAGGAGAACCATTGAAGTTTGTGTTGATTGACCGTACGCCAGGATCAGACATGAAGTACATTATTCAGGCTCCATCAGAGGAAGTCAAAGATACATGGATTCGTGAGATTCGCTCAATCCTCGATATGCAGGGGGACTTCCTCAGAG CTTTGCAGTCACCTATTGCCTACCAGAGAGAAATCTCAAAAGAATTGTAA